The DNA sequence TTCTCCCTGACGGAGCAGGATGTCCTGCCCGAAAAAGTGCTCTGCTACAATGCCGGCGCGCTGCTGACGACGGAAGAATCGGCCGTGTTGGACGACCTCAAAGCGCTGGAGGAAGACGGTGTCGAGATCCTGACTTGCGGCATCTGCGGGGAATTCTATGGCGTGAAAGACAAATTGGCGGTCGGTACCTTTACGAACATGTACCGTATCGTTGAAATCCTGCGCACCGCCAAGACCGTATCGCCATGATCGACCGCAAACATTACGGCATCATCGCGTTTCCGACGTCCCAAGCCGCGGCAGCAGCCGAAGCCGTTGTCCTGGATGCCGGGCGGGAATGTCGGCTGATCCCCATGCCGGAGCAGATTTCGGCCGGATGCGGTCTTGTGCTGCAGACGCATCTTGCCGAGCTGAACGCTGTCCGCTTGTTGTTGTCGGAGCATGCCATTTCCAACGATGGCTGCTACGAGGTGCGCTTTGAGAACCGGAACAAATCCGTGGAGGTCTGGCATGACTGAACTTTATTATTTCGACAACAGCGCAACCACGCTGAAGAAGCCTGCTGCCGTGGCTGAAGCTGTCTACCACGCCATCGCCGATGGTCAGCTGGGCAACCCGGCACGCGGCAGCCATACCGTTTCCCTGAACGCATTGCGGGTGACGGAAACGCTGCGCCAAAAAACGGCCGCCCTGTTCGGTGTGCCGGAGGCGGCAAACGTCGCTTTCACAGCAAACGCGACCGCCTCGCTGAACATGGTGTTGAAGGGCTTGCTGACACCGGCGGACCACATCATCACCACCGTGACGGAGCACAACGCCGTCCTGCGTCCGCTGTACCAACTGGAGGAACAGGGCGCTGCCTTGTCCTTTGTCAGCGTTGATGCATTTGGTACGCTCCGCTATCCCGATTTCGAACGCCTGTTGCGACCCGATACCCGGGCAGTCGTGGTCAACCATGCTTCGAATGTCACCGGCAATGCCGTGGATTTGGAATGGATCGGCAGCTTCTGCCGGGAGCACGACCTGATTTTCATTGTCGACGCTTCCCAGAGCGCAGGCGTCCTCGCCATCGATGTGATGAAGCAGCACATCGATATCCTATGTTTCACCGGCCATAAAGGACTTTACGGCCCGCAAGGAACCGGGGGCATCTGCCTCGGAGACAGATCTTTGGCTTTCGTGCCGGTGTTCACCGGCGGCAGCGGCTTCCATTCTTTCGATAAGCAATACCCGACAGCGATGCCGACCCTTTTCGAGGCCGGCACCCAGAATGTCCACGGCTTGGCGGGCCTTTCCGCCGGTTTGGATTACATCCAGCAAAAAGGCCTGGATACCATCAGCCGGCACCTGCAGAAACTGACTTTCCTCTTCCATGAACAGATCCAGGACATCCCCGGAATCATCCTCTACGGCAGTTTCGCTGAAAACATCGAGCGTGCGCCGGTCGTTTCGCTGAATCTGGAGGGCTGGTCCTCCGGCGACCTCAGCGATGCGCTCTTCATGGATTACGCGATCGCGGTGCGCCCCGGCGCCCATTGCGCACCGCTCATCCATCAAGCTTTCGGAACAGAAAAAACCGGCATGGTCCGCTTCAGCTTCTCCAGCTTCAATACGCTGGAGGAAATCGACTATGCAGCCAAAGCGCTGAAGAACTTGGCGGAAGAAGGATAAAAATGAAAAGTTGTCCGATAACCGGGAAGAATCGGACAACCACAGCATAAATGTTCTTCGCGTTGTCCGATAACCCCGAAGAATCGGAAAACCAAGGCATATATGGTCTTCGCATTGTCCGATAACCCCGAAGAATCGGACAACCAAGGCATATATGGTCTTCGCATTGTCCGATAACCGGGAAGAATCGGACATCCAGAGCATGAGCGGCTCAATAGTACGAATACCTTCTTACAGAACAAAAAAACAGAGCAGCCACCCCGATCAGGGGCAGCTGCTCTGTTTTTTTGATCAATCGTTCCTTTGCTTCATCCATTCCAGAATGGCTTCGGCCGTTGCTGCGGCGTCTTCGTTCCGGAAGATGGCGGCAAATTCCTTTTTATTGAAGTTGTAGCGGGGATCATAGTATTTCACCAGCAGATCCGCGATGACCGCGTCGAAATCCTGCTGGCGCACCTGTTCCTTGTAGCCCTCGACACGCGCTTCATTCAGGTAAGGTTTCAAGCGGTCAAGCGCTGTGAGCAGCTCTTTTTCATTGCTGTGGAGGTAATCCTTTTTGATCTGCCCGATCCGGTAATCCAATGAAGCCTCGATGTTCAGGTTGAGGCCTTTCTGCATCGCCTCAATCAACGAAGGCGGCAATACCGCCTGTCCGATCCGTTTGCTTTCGCCTTCGGTAAAGACGATCAGCGGCTCCTTCCAACCAGCGGCGCTCTCGACCAACAGACTTTCGAACATTTTTTGGTTGTGCGGCTGTTTCTTCTTCAGGCCGACACCGCCGAAGACGGACCCTCTGTTGTTTGCGCAGGCCTCCAGATCAAGCACATTGGCTCCACGCTTCTTCAGTTCCTCCAGGATGGCTGTTTTCCCGGTCCCGGTATTGCCGTAGAGCGTCACAAACTGGACCTTTTCGAACAATACGGGAATCAGCTTATTGATCGTACTGCGGTAGTTTTTGTAGCCGCCTTCCATCCGGTGGACATTCATCCCCAAGGATTTGA is a window from the uncultured Trichococcus sp. genome containing:
- a CDS encoding DUF3343 domain-containing protein yields the protein MIDRKHYGIIAFPTSQAAAAAEAVVLDAGRECRLIPMPEQISAGCGLVLQTHLAELNAVRLLLSEHAISNDGCYEVRFENRNKSVEVWHD
- a CDS encoding aminotransferase class V-fold PLP-dependent enzyme; translated protein: MTELYYFDNSATTLKKPAAVAEAVYHAIADGQLGNPARGSHTVSLNALRVTETLRQKTAALFGVPEAANVAFTANATASLNMVLKGLLTPADHIITTVTEHNAVLRPLYQLEEQGAALSFVSVDAFGTLRYPDFERLLRPDTRAVVVNHASNVTGNAVDLEWIGSFCREHDLIFIVDASQSAGVLAIDVMKQHIDILCFTGHKGLYGPQGTGGICLGDRSLAFVPVFTGGSGFHSFDKQYPTAMPTLFEAGTQNVHGLAGLSAGLDYIQQKGLDTISRHLQKLTFLFHEQIQDIPGIILYGSFAENIERAPVVSLNLEGWSSGDLSDALFMDYAIAVRPGAHCAPLIHQAFGTEKTGMVRFSFSSFNTLEEIDYAAKALKNLAEEG
- the mnmH gene encoding tRNA 2-selenouridine(34) synthase MnmH, with amino-acid sequence MNQLKPVATYEEIEQQRGDKSILYVDVRSPSEYAKSTIPGAVNVPVLDDEDRKTVGTLYVAGKIDDAKSHGIQTISPRLPEMFSLFQEYTKAYDQVVIFCSRGGFRSNSIFSLLKSLGMNVHRMEGGYKNYRSTINKLIPVLFEKVQFVTLYGNTGTGKTAILEELKKRGANVLDLEACANNRGSVFGGVGLKKKQPHNQKMFESLLVESAAGWKEPLIVFTEGESKRIGQAVLPPSLIEAMQKGLNLNIEASLDYRIGQIKKDYLHSNEKELLTALDRLKPYLNEARVEGYKEQVRQQDFDAVIADLLVKYYDPRYNFNKKEFAAIFRNEDAAATAEAILEWMKQRND